A window from Zingiber officinale cultivar Zhangliang chromosome 7A, Zo_v1.1, whole genome shotgun sequence encodes these proteins:
- the LOC122001376 gene encoding SCAR-like protein 2 isoform X1, with product MPLVRLQVRNEYRLGDARLYEGPSKKDDPKATLDGTAVAGLVGLLRQLGDLAEFATDVFHGLHEQITAVASRRSKIFTRIQNIEFALPFIEKSVKGQTRHIHFAYVAGSEWHAHFQHKKSHLVVHDLPCFMLEAYEECREPPRLYLLDKFDHEGAGACLKRYSDSSHFRREWCASELGKTGNSQRGKKVHKAKRKGLQIRDEEFQSALYISCRNTSHRSRFASPSSDGYSSATENAFVREPGINSEISSRSPSFGSRVRVENLDVDNLVVHSDLDSNELLDSLIQCNKTDLTTGVPNQNSEGNELSDNHKQESVHRENVSRVYSVTWDDKTEIVKPRSPAPRGMVLGHMIEAQFQHVRTATKECNNNEALDQASILMDTSKFHGSLPRENNFNKMASVIDSFVVAHNKLESDVEKEVKCQMKPEVNSTSQEMQDKTPSNLLSNASYSSLSHASSILPPGNSNHMHPGRRFSRSCQNKEYPDNVMDDVNGSNTSKLEHFPLGNASYAPSVKLWSNGGLFRVEPSKPLDPRVLHSSSTDPVSDSTTSMFSLPKYVLKSWKNESETIPDAKFSFSGTTSGVSSSSKYNDGIYLGSSSLAQRDSNATLFPARAYIPVQLNGSSKALSSCNGNQQRDIEFKQKSHASKPLPSGIFDMNQVKDTIGTDQSFIETVAATTTGTGNGTSSARYHSFGRNTKYISSGFSEFAPSFLAHSLQQKLTITKTGSHSPTDEKKKSEEISCINKNKEACETLIKISNSSYSKQASPPITEMNASFQHGNGSGNSKVTLKVLESSPNENNEDFIIPSFQMLHGLVDPSPDIVSEFDDDTFSRSCSYTSENIVSPHTNSNSELWANDDKSECENHEFCDDSHKNPLSNISFSSCMNFQPISHFNMDTANELHNYVGNSHVSDPYVPAFDLPDPDSSTSLRNQQGRHDSWTFNLTSFELQTTGMPPPPPLPPMKWRLSQTALVGDDEVASIAHETKHLKGPQVPKISFPCQQDQDASRPCLAESKQVQVKFSVQKDPRYGISNKELNLREELLREIKNKSYKLRRTTLSRSNFHQQDVATNQC from the exons TATTTACAAGAATACAGAACATAGAATTTGCACTTCCATTTATTGAGAAGTCTGTCAAAGGGCAAACCCGCCACATACATTTTGCATATGTTGCAG GTTCCGAATGGCATGCCCATTTTCAACACAAGAAAAGTCATCTTGTAGTTCATGACTTGCCATGCTTCATGCTGGAAGCATATGAAGAATGTCGTGAACCACCTCGGTTGTACTTGCTTGACAA ATTTGATCATGAAGGTGCTGGAGCGTGTTTGAAGAGGTACTCAGATTCATCTCATTTTAGAAGGGAATGGTGTGCATCAGAACTGGGTAAAACTGGAAATTCACAAAGAGGAAAAAAAGTTCACAAAGCCaag AGAAAGGGATTACAAATTAGAGATGAAGAATTTCAAAGTGCACTCTACATATCCTGCAGAAATACCAG TCATAGATCAAGGTTTGCATCTCCCAGCAGTGATGGCTATAGCTCAGCAACTGAAAATGCATTTGTGCGTGAACCAGGCATAAACTCGGAAATTTCTAGTAGATCTCCATCATTTGGATCCAGGGTCAGAGTAGAAAATTTAGATGTAGATAATTTGGTGGTTCATAGTGATCTAGATAGCAATGAACTTTTGGATTCTTTGATTCAATGCAATAAAACTGACTTAACAACAGGTGTTCCAAATCAAAATTCAGAGGGGAATGAACTAAGTGATAACCATAAACAAGAATCAGTGCATAGAGAAAATGTTAGCAGAGTATATTCAGTCACATGGGATGACAAAACTGAAATTGTTAAACCTAGAAGTCCAGCACCAAGAGGTATGGTTCTTGGTCATATGATTGAGGCACAATTTCAACATGTAAGAACTGCAACAAAGGAGTGCAACAATAATGAAGCACTCGATCAAGCATCCATCTTGATGGATACTAGTAAATTTCATGGGTCATTACCTAGAGAAAATAACTTCAACAAAATGGCGAGTGTCATAGACAGCTTTGTTGTTGCTCACAATAAATTGGAGTCTGATGTAGAGAAAGAAGTTAAGTGTCAAATGAAACCTGAAGTTAACTCCACTTCTCAAGAAATGCAGGACAAAACTCCATCAAATCTTTTGTCTAATGCATCATACAGTTCTCTGAGCCATGCTTCTTCCATACTTCCTCCAGGCAACTCCAACCATATGCATCCTGGTAGAAGATTTTCCAGATCTTGTCAAAATAAAGAATATCCAGATAATGTGATGGATGATGTAAATGGATCCAACACATCAAAGTTAGAACACTTTCCTCTTGGTAATGCATCTTATGCACCTTCTGTAAAACTTTGGTCTAATGGTGGTCTTTTCAGAGTTGAGCCTTCAAAACCTTTAGATCCTCGGGTTTTACATAGTTCTAGCACAGATCCAGTATCTGATTCTACAACTTCTATGTTTAGTTTACCTAAATATGTTCTTAAGTCTTGGAAGAATGAATCAGAAACCATTCCAGATGCAAAATTTTCATTCAGTGGCACTACATCAGGGGTTTCCAGTTCTTCAAAGTATAATGATGGAATTTATCTTGGTTCAAGTTCTTTGGCTCAGAGAGATTCAAATGCTACTCTGTTTCCAGCTAGGGCTTATATTCCTGTTCAATTAAATGGTTCTTCTAAAGCTCTTTCATCTTGCAACGGAAATCAACAGCGTGATATTGAATTTAAGCAGAAGTCACATGCTTCAAAACCTCTTCCATCAGGAATATTTGATATGAATCAAGTCAAGGACACTATTGGCACGGATCAAAGTTTCATTGAAACTGTTGCGGCCACAACCACTGGTACTGGAAATGGAACTTCATCAGCCAGGTATCATTCATTTGGCAGAAACACAAAGTATATATCTTCTGGTTTTtctgaatttgctccgagctttCTTGCACACTCTCTTCAACAGAAATTAACAATTACAAAGACCGGTAGTCATTCACCTACTGATGAGAAAAAGAAATCTGAGGAAATCTcatgtataaataaaaataaagaagctTGTGAAACATTGATAAAGATCTCAAATTCAAGTTACTCCAAACAGGCTTCTCCACCTATCACAGAAATGAATGCATCTTTTCAACATGGTAATGGTTCAGGAAACTCCAAAGTGACACTGAAAGTCTTGGAGAGCAGTCCCAATGAAAATAATGAGGACTTTATCATCCCATCATTTCAAATGCTTCACGGACTAGTTGATCCCTCACCAGATATTGTTTCAGAGTTTGATGATGATACATTTAGTAGATCCTGTTCTTATACTTCAGAGAATATTGTCAGCCCTCACACAAATTCTAATTCGGAACTGTGGGCAAATGATGATAAAAGTGAATGTGAAAATCATGAATTTTGTGATGACTCACACAAaaatccactgtccaacatctcCTTTTCTAGCTGTATGAATTTTCAGCCAATTAGCCATTTCAACATGGACACAGCAAATGAATTGCATAATTATGTTGGTAACAGTCATGTGAGTGATCCTTATGTGCCAGCTTTTGACCTTCCAGATCCAGATTCTTCTACATCCTTGAGAAACCAACAAGGAAGACATGATTCTTGGACATTTAACTTGACAAGTTTTGAATTGCAGACAACTGGCATGCCGCCTCCACCACCTCTTCCCCCAATGAAGTGGAGACTATCACAGACAGCATTGGTAGGAGATGATGAGGTTGCTAGCATTGCTCATGAAACCAAACATCTGAAGGGTCCACAAGTtcctaaaatttcttttccttgtcAACAAGACCAAGATGCATCAAGACCATGTCTTGCTGAGTCAAAG CAAGTTCAGGTTAAGTTTAGTGTGCAGAAGGATCCAAGGTATGGAATCAGTAATAAGGAGCTCAACTTAAGGGAGGAGTTGCTTCGTGAAATCAAGAACAAG TCATATAAACTGAGAAGGACTACCTTGTCAAGATCAAATTTTCATCAACAAGATGTGGCAACAAACCAATGCTAA
- the LOC122001376 gene encoding SCAR-like protein 2 isoform X2: protein MLEAYEECREPPRLYLLDKFDHEGAGACLKRYSDSSHFRREWCASELGKTGNSQRGKKVHKAKRKGLQIRDEEFQSALYISCRNTSHRSRFASPSSDGYSSATENAFVREPGINSEISSRSPSFGSRVRVENLDVDNLVVHSDLDSNELLDSLIQCNKTDLTTGVPNQNSEGNELSDNHKQESVHRENVSRVYSVTWDDKTEIVKPRSPAPRGMVLGHMIEAQFQHVRTATKECNNNEALDQASILMDTSKFHGSLPRENNFNKMASVIDSFVVAHNKLESDVEKEVKCQMKPEVNSTSQEMQDKTPSNLLSNASYSSLSHASSILPPGNSNHMHPGRRFSRSCQNKEYPDNVMDDVNGSNTSKLEHFPLGNASYAPSVKLWSNGGLFRVEPSKPLDPRVLHSSSTDPVSDSTTSMFSLPKYVLKSWKNESETIPDAKFSFSGTTSGVSSSSKYNDGIYLGSSSLAQRDSNATLFPARAYIPVQLNGSSKALSSCNGNQQRDIEFKQKSHASKPLPSGIFDMNQVKDTIGTDQSFIETVAATTTGTGNGTSSARYHSFGRNTKYISSGFSEFAPSFLAHSLQQKLTITKTGSHSPTDEKKKSEEISCINKNKEACETLIKISNSSYSKQASPPITEMNASFQHGNGSGNSKVTLKVLESSPNENNEDFIIPSFQMLHGLVDPSPDIVSEFDDDTFSRSCSYTSENIVSPHTNSNSELWANDDKSECENHEFCDDSHKNPLSNISFSSCMNFQPISHFNMDTANELHNYVGNSHVSDPYVPAFDLPDPDSSTSLRNQQGRHDSWTFNLTSFELQTTGMPPPPPLPPMKWRLSQTALVGDDEVASIAHETKHLKGPQVPKISFPCQQDQDASRPCLAESKQVQVKFSVQKDPRYGISNKELNLREELLREIKNKSYKLRRTTLSRSNFHQQDVATNQC, encoded by the exons ATGCTGGAAGCATATGAAGAATGTCGTGAACCACCTCGGTTGTACTTGCTTGACAA ATTTGATCATGAAGGTGCTGGAGCGTGTTTGAAGAGGTACTCAGATTCATCTCATTTTAGAAGGGAATGGTGTGCATCAGAACTGGGTAAAACTGGAAATTCACAAAGAGGAAAAAAAGTTCACAAAGCCaag AGAAAGGGATTACAAATTAGAGATGAAGAATTTCAAAGTGCACTCTACATATCCTGCAGAAATACCAG TCATAGATCAAGGTTTGCATCTCCCAGCAGTGATGGCTATAGCTCAGCAACTGAAAATGCATTTGTGCGTGAACCAGGCATAAACTCGGAAATTTCTAGTAGATCTCCATCATTTGGATCCAGGGTCAGAGTAGAAAATTTAGATGTAGATAATTTGGTGGTTCATAGTGATCTAGATAGCAATGAACTTTTGGATTCTTTGATTCAATGCAATAAAACTGACTTAACAACAGGTGTTCCAAATCAAAATTCAGAGGGGAATGAACTAAGTGATAACCATAAACAAGAATCAGTGCATAGAGAAAATGTTAGCAGAGTATATTCAGTCACATGGGATGACAAAACTGAAATTGTTAAACCTAGAAGTCCAGCACCAAGAGGTATGGTTCTTGGTCATATGATTGAGGCACAATTTCAACATGTAAGAACTGCAACAAAGGAGTGCAACAATAATGAAGCACTCGATCAAGCATCCATCTTGATGGATACTAGTAAATTTCATGGGTCATTACCTAGAGAAAATAACTTCAACAAAATGGCGAGTGTCATAGACAGCTTTGTTGTTGCTCACAATAAATTGGAGTCTGATGTAGAGAAAGAAGTTAAGTGTCAAATGAAACCTGAAGTTAACTCCACTTCTCAAGAAATGCAGGACAAAACTCCATCAAATCTTTTGTCTAATGCATCATACAGTTCTCTGAGCCATGCTTCTTCCATACTTCCTCCAGGCAACTCCAACCATATGCATCCTGGTAGAAGATTTTCCAGATCTTGTCAAAATAAAGAATATCCAGATAATGTGATGGATGATGTAAATGGATCCAACACATCAAAGTTAGAACACTTTCCTCTTGGTAATGCATCTTATGCACCTTCTGTAAAACTTTGGTCTAATGGTGGTCTTTTCAGAGTTGAGCCTTCAAAACCTTTAGATCCTCGGGTTTTACATAGTTCTAGCACAGATCCAGTATCTGATTCTACAACTTCTATGTTTAGTTTACCTAAATATGTTCTTAAGTCTTGGAAGAATGAATCAGAAACCATTCCAGATGCAAAATTTTCATTCAGTGGCACTACATCAGGGGTTTCCAGTTCTTCAAAGTATAATGATGGAATTTATCTTGGTTCAAGTTCTTTGGCTCAGAGAGATTCAAATGCTACTCTGTTTCCAGCTAGGGCTTATATTCCTGTTCAATTAAATGGTTCTTCTAAAGCTCTTTCATCTTGCAACGGAAATCAACAGCGTGATATTGAATTTAAGCAGAAGTCACATGCTTCAAAACCTCTTCCATCAGGAATATTTGATATGAATCAAGTCAAGGACACTATTGGCACGGATCAAAGTTTCATTGAAACTGTTGCGGCCACAACCACTGGTACTGGAAATGGAACTTCATCAGCCAGGTATCATTCATTTGGCAGAAACACAAAGTATATATCTTCTGGTTTTtctgaatttgctccgagctttCTTGCACACTCTCTTCAACAGAAATTAACAATTACAAAGACCGGTAGTCATTCACCTACTGATGAGAAAAAGAAATCTGAGGAAATCTcatgtataaataaaaataaagaagctTGTGAAACATTGATAAAGATCTCAAATTCAAGTTACTCCAAACAGGCTTCTCCACCTATCACAGAAATGAATGCATCTTTTCAACATGGTAATGGTTCAGGAAACTCCAAAGTGACACTGAAAGTCTTGGAGAGCAGTCCCAATGAAAATAATGAGGACTTTATCATCCCATCATTTCAAATGCTTCACGGACTAGTTGATCCCTCACCAGATATTGTTTCAGAGTTTGATGATGATACATTTAGTAGATCCTGTTCTTATACTTCAGAGAATATTGTCAGCCCTCACACAAATTCTAATTCGGAACTGTGGGCAAATGATGATAAAAGTGAATGTGAAAATCATGAATTTTGTGATGACTCACACAAaaatccactgtccaacatctcCTTTTCTAGCTGTATGAATTTTCAGCCAATTAGCCATTTCAACATGGACACAGCAAATGAATTGCATAATTATGTTGGTAACAGTCATGTGAGTGATCCTTATGTGCCAGCTTTTGACCTTCCAGATCCAGATTCTTCTACATCCTTGAGAAACCAACAAGGAAGACATGATTCTTGGACATTTAACTTGACAAGTTTTGAATTGCAGACAACTGGCATGCCGCCTCCACCACCTCTTCCCCCAATGAAGTGGAGACTATCACAGACAGCATTGGTAGGAGATGATGAGGTTGCTAGCATTGCTCATGAAACCAAACATCTGAAGGGTCCACAAGTtcctaaaatttcttttccttgtcAACAAGACCAAGATGCATCAAGACCATGTCTTGCTGAGTCAAAG CAAGTTCAGGTTAAGTTTAGTGTGCAGAAGGATCCAAGGTATGGAATCAGTAATAAGGAGCTCAACTTAAGGGAGGAGTTGCTTCGTGAAATCAAGAACAAG TCATATAAACTGAGAAGGACTACCTTGTCAAGATCAAATTTTCATCAACAAGATGTGGCAACAAACCAATGCTAA